One genomic region from Bacteroidota bacterium encodes:
- a CDS encoding DUF4172 domain-containing protein codes for WDKHKNTELNSRQRLMLNKLFDGFDGKLKSSKWAKITKCSSDTALRDIKDLIEKGVLKQEESGGRSTNYELNEF; via the coding sequence TTTGGGACAAACATAAAAACACAGAATTGAATAGTCGTCAACGTTTAATGCTTAATAAACTTTTTGATGGTTTTGACGGTAAGCTTAAATCATCAAAATGGGCAAAGATTACAAAGTGCTCGTCAGACACAGCTTTGCGTGACATTAAAGATTTAATCGAGAAAGGTGTTTTGAAACAAGAAGAATCAGGTGGGCGAAGCACAAATTACGAATTGAATGAGTTTTAA